One Salipiger sp. CCB-MM3 genomic window carries:
- a CDS encoding LysR family transcriptional regulator — protein sequence MISRNLRHLRVFLAVAEEAQITAAAERFNVSQPAVTQMLGKLETQAGGALFDRTSRGFILNERGTALAARLCRAFRQLDAALGAISPRLPALATSGQLQGMIAVHDTGSFTLAAKALDLAQPTVHRAVSQLEEEAGERLFERTPQGLVPSRTCSALVPRARLALSELDQADMDLGEIDGRETGRIAIGTLPLSRSVLLPRALAAFRQARPNMRVSVIDGTYEMLLAALRRGDVDLMLGALRSTQPAPDVVQEPLFHDRFAIVARPGHPLAGRGPLHPSELARFPWVVPGPGTQLRHQFEAIFAAHDLPLPASLIEAGFILLIREYLDLSDALAFTSGRQAAPELSRRNLVQLRVTENLPLRQIGLTMRVGWLASRPQQLMLDCLRAAAKGLPDL from the coding sequence ATGATTTCGCGCAACCTGCGGCACCTGAGGGTTTTTCTGGCGGTGGCCGAAGAGGCCCAGATCACCGCCGCCGCCGAACGGTTCAACGTCTCGCAACCGGCGGTCACCCAGATGCTGGGCAAGCTCGAGACACAGGCGGGCGGGGCGCTTTTCGACAGGACGAGCCGCGGCTTCATTCTCAACGAACGGGGCACCGCGCTGGCCGCGCGTCTGTGCCGGGCGTTCCGCCAGCTTGATGCGGCGCTTGGTGCGATCTCGCCTCGGCTGCCCGCATTGGCCACCAGCGGCCAGTTGCAGGGGATGATCGCGGTGCATGACACCGGCAGTTTCACCCTCGCGGCCAAGGCGCTCGATCTGGCGCAGCCCACCGTGCACCGCGCCGTCAGCCAGCTTGAAGAGGAAGCGGGCGAGCGGCTGTTCGAGCGCACGCCGCAGGGCTTGGTCCCGAGCCGCACCTGCAGCGCGCTCGTGCCGCGCGCCCGGCTGGCGCTGAGCGAGCTGGATCAGGCGGACATGGACCTCGGCGAGATTGACGGGCGCGAGACCGGGCGGATCGCGATCGGCACGCTGCCGCTCTCGCGCTCGGTGCTGTTGCCGCGCGCGCTTGCGGCTTTCCGGCAGGCGCGCCCCAATATGCGGGTTTCGGTGATCGACGGCACTTATGAGATGCTGCTGGCGGCGCTGCGCCGTGGGGATGTGGATCTGATGCTTGGCGCGCTGCGCAGCACCCAGCCCGCGCCCGACGTGGTGCAGGAACCGCTGTTTCATGACCGTTTCGCCATCGTCGCCCGGCCCGGACATCCGTTGGCGGGGCGCGGGCCTCTGCACCCTTCCGAGCTGGCCCGCTTCCCCTGGGTCGTGCCCGGCCCGGGCACTCAGTTAAGGCACCAGTTCGAAGCGATTTTCGCGGCGCACGACCTGCCGCTTCCGGCCAGCCTCATCGAGGCGGGTTTCATTTTGCTTATACGCGAATATCTCGATCTGAGCGACGCGCTGGCTTTCACCTCGGGGCGGCAGGCAGCGCCGGAACTGAGCCGCCGCAACCTCGTGCAGCTGCGGGTCACGGAAAATCTGCCGCTGCGGCAGATCGGGCTGACCATGCGCGTGGGCTGGCTGGCGTCGCGTCCGCAGCAGCTGATGCTCGATTGCCTGCGGGCCGCAGCGAAGGGCCTTCCCGACCTATAG
- a CDS encoding TRAP transporter small permease, translating to MTRSETRVLSVISDRATSILAVIGGLALLLLVVLIFAGVVLRYVFGQPILGSNEIIQLTAVALVMSALPYCTHLNGHVTVDVFDRVLGRFGRMAGDVLARLLSGYVLGVLCHRAVYKALDAAEFGDTTNMLGLPLWPFYGILALGCAFCVLVFALQILNVIIYGEEQ from the coding sequence ATGACGCGCTCTGAAACCCGGGTCCTGTCGGTCATCTCCGACAGGGCCACCTCGATCCTCGCGGTGATCGGCGGGCTGGCCCTGCTGCTGCTGGTGGTCCTGATCTTCGCCGGTGTCGTGCTGCGCTACGTCTTCGGCCAGCCGATCCTGGGCTCCAACGAGATCATCCAGCTGACCGCCGTGGCGCTGGTGATGTCCGCACTGCCCTATTGCACCCATCTCAACGGCCATGTGACCGTCGACGTCTTTGACCGGGTTCTGGGCCGCTTTGGCCGCATGGCCGGGGACGTACTGGCGCGGCTGCTGTCGGGCTATGTGCTGGGCGTGCTGTGCCACCGCGCTGTCTATAAGGCGCTGGATGCCGCCGAGTTTGGCGACACCACAAATATGCTGGGCCTGCCGCTTTGGCCCTTCTACGGAATTCTCGCCCTCGGCTGTGCCTTCTGCGTGCTGGTCTTCGCGCTGCAGATCCTGAATGTGATCATCTACGGAGAGGAACAATGA
- a CDS encoding TRAP transporter large permease: MTDVSAGLVGIACLFLLMILRTPVAFAMLLVGFFGYWALSGFRSASAMLLTESYSAISSYSLIVVPMFVLLGNIASAAGYSRGLYDAAYAWVGRFKGGLASASVIGCAAFSAVSGSSVATAVTLGKVALPQMKRLGYSDGLATGSVAAGGTLGFLIPPSTGFVLYAILTEESIGRLFMAGILPGILLSVLFIGVIWLQATLNPAIGPKGEKLTWAERIRISSEAWPLFGVIIVSIGGIYLGVFTPVEASGIGAGLVILLALVQRKLDWAGFKAAVLDTLKTSAMLYMVVIGANVLNPFLAITHIPATLGAQLETLGLGAYGTLIVILLAYVVLGMFMDGLSMLVITIPIVFPVITGFGFDPIWFGVVAVIVIEMGMITPPVGMNVFVVRGVAGPSVPLTTVFSGVTPFLLAMVVGLVLIIAIPQIATFIPDTMFN, translated from the coding sequence ATGACGGATGTTTCCGCAGGCCTTGTCGGTATCGCCTGCCTCTTCCTGCTGATGATCCTGCGCACGCCGGTGGCCTTCGCCATGCTGTTGGTGGGCTTTTTCGGCTACTGGGCGCTGTCGGGGTTCCGCAGCGCCAGTGCTATGCTGCTGACCGAAAGCTATTCGGCGATCTCGTCTTACTCGCTGATCGTCGTGCCGATGTTCGTGCTGCTGGGCAATATCGCCTCGGCGGCGGGCTATTCGCGCGGGCTTTATGATGCCGCCTATGCTTGGGTTGGCCGCTTCAAGGGCGGGCTGGCCTCGGCCTCGGTGATCGGCTGCGCGGCCTTCTCGGCGGTCTCGGGCTCTTCGGTGGCCACGGCGGTCACGCTGGGCAAAGTGGCGCTGCCGCAGATGAAGCGTCTTGGCTACAGCGACGGTCTGGCGACCGGCTCCGTTGCCGCCGGCGGCACGCTTGGCTTTCTGATCCCGCCCTCGACCGGCTTCGTGCTCTATGCGATCCTCACCGAGGAAAGCATCGGGCGGCTGTTCATGGCAGGGATCCTGCCGGGCATCCTGCTGAGCGTGCTGTTCATCGGGGTGATCTGGCTGCAGGCCACGCTGAACCCCGCGATCGGTCCGAAGGGCGAAAAGCTGACCTGGGCCGAGCGCATCCGCATCTCCTCCGAGGCATGGCCGCTCTTCGGGGTGATCATCGTGTCGATCGGCGGCATCTACCTCGGGGTCTTCACCCCGGTCGAGGCCTCTGGCATCGGCGCGGGTCTGGTGATCCTGCTGGCGCTGGTGCAGCGCAAGCTCGACTGGGCGGGGTTCAAGGCCGCGGTGCTCGACACGCTCAAGACCTCCGCCATGCTCTATATGGTGGTGATCGGGGCCAACGTCCTGAACCCGTTCCTTGCCATCACCCACATCCCCGCAACGCTCGGCGCGCAGCTCGAGACGCTGGGTCTGGGTGCCTATGGCACGCTGATCGTGATCCTGCTGGCCTATGTGGTGCTGGGCATGTTCATGGATGGGCTGTCGATGCTGGTCATCACGATCCCGATCGTCTTTCCGGTGATCACCGGCTTCGGCTTCGATCCGATCTGGTTCGGCGTGGTCGCGGTGATCGTCATCGAGATGGGCATGATCACCCCGCCGGTGGGGATGAACGTCTTTGTGGTGCGCGGCGTGGCCGGGCCCTCGGTGCCGCTGACCACCGTGTTCAGCGGTGTGACGCCCTTCCTTCTGGCTATGGTGGTGGGGCTGGTGCTGATCATCGCAATTCCGCAGATCGCCACCTTCATCCCGGACACGATGTTTAACTAG
- a CDS encoding NAD-dependent epimerase/dehydratase family protein has product MNIVILGCGGFIGSHLLDRLLTTTDHKIIGWDPSSEKIHKHLDHPNFTLHQKYVDDPDTQQDLRDAVAGSDVVINLAAICNPSEYNTNPISVIKSNLFDVYPIVELCVEYKRWLISFSTSECYGRTLSSYVGDTEYANPDLYELKEDETPLIMGPIVNQRWTYACAKQMVERLVYAHHKEDGLPFTVVRPLNFFGPRMDYIPQRDGDGVPRVLACFMGALLNGDPMKLVDGGKARRTIVSIYEAVDAICRMLDNPEKANGHAFNIGNRNNEVTMAELADMMRKTYAKITGDPSYENYPIIEVSSEEFYGEGYEDCDRRMPDISKAKELLGWEPKIALEDVLLDTMTYFHEQYSGTMARAHVAE; this is encoded by the coding sequence ATGAATATTGTTATCCTGGGATGCGGGGGCTTTATTGGCAGCCATCTGCTTGATCGACTGCTCACCACCACCGATCACAAGATCATTGGGTGGGATCCGTCGAGCGAGAAGATCCACAAGCATCTGGATCACCCGAACTTCACGCTCCACCAAAAGTACGTTGATGACCCCGATACGCAGCAGGATCTGCGTGATGCGGTCGCAGGCAGCGACGTCGTGATCAATCTCGCGGCGATTTGCAACCCGTCAGAGTACAACACCAACCCGATCAGCGTGATCAAGTCGAACCTCTTCGACGTCTACCCGATCGTCGAGCTTTGCGTGGAATACAAGCGCTGGCTCATCAGCTTCTCGACCAGCGAATGCTACGGCCGCACGTTGTCGAGCTATGTCGGCGATACCGAATACGCCAACCCCGATCTCTACGAGCTGAAGGAAGACGAAACGCCGCTTATTATGGGGCCGATCGTCAACCAGCGCTGGACCTACGCCTGCGCCAAGCAGATGGTCGAGCGCCTCGTCTACGCCCACCACAAGGAAGACGGCCTGCCGTTCACCGTGGTGCGTCCGCTGAACTTCTTCGGTCCGCGCATGGACTATATTCCGCAGCGCGATGGCGACGGTGTGCCGCGGGTTCTGGCCTGCTTCATGGGCGCGCTGCTCAATGGCGATCCGATGAAGCTGGTGGACGGTGGCAAGGCGCGCCGCACCATCGTGTCGATCTACGAGGCCGTGGATGCGATCTGCCGCATGCTCGACAACCCCGAGAAGGCCAATGGTCACGCGTTCAACATCGGCAACCGCAACAACGAGGTCACCATGGCCGAACTGGCGGATATGATGCGCAAGACCTATGCCAAGATCACCGGTGATCCCTCCTACGAGAACTACCCGATCATCGAGGTCAGCTCGGAAGAGTTCTACGGCGAAGGCTATGAGGATTGCGACCGCCGGATGCCCGACATCTCGAAGGCCAAGGAACTGCTCGGCTGGGAGCCGAAGATCGCGCTCGAGGATGTGCTGCTCGACACGATGACCTACTTCCACGAGCAATACTCCGGCACCATGGCGCGTGCGCATGTAGCCGAATAA
- a CDS encoding TRAP transporter substrate-binding protein: MRSVILAAALGLASTTAAFAEDFKFASFFAPTHPYVEGAFEPFAKAVEEKSGGDLSVTIYNGGELGPGPAEQYSRVLDGVAELAVSLPGYTASTFPLTLTAELPGVLDTETGTADIWNNIELFQPEYRRAILVSLWSSAPNQLYTRDKAVRSPADIKGLKIRVPSRNTGLLVEAWGATPVSMPVSEIYNAMQTGVIDGAMIDTTATRAFRLGEVATYLTIGMDTTNSPFFILANRDAFGSLSDDQQAALLEAGKEASVKANEVQLAVAAGGVEAFAEMDGHEVIELSAEEAAAFNELAAPVVESVVAETGGDAQAIVDALSK, from the coding sequence ATGCGTTCTGTTATTCTTGCCGCGGCCCTTGGCCTTGCCTCCACCACTGCGGCCTTTGCAGAAGATTTCAAATTCGCCAGCTTCTTCGCCCCGACCCATCCCTATGTGGAAGGCGCTTTCGAGCCCTTCGCCAAGGCGGTCGAAGAAAAGTCGGGCGGCGATCTGTCGGTGACCATCTACAACGGCGGCGAACTGGGCCCGGGCCCGGCCGAGCAATACAGCCGCGTGCTGGACGGGGTTGCCGAGCTTGCCGTGTCGCTGCCGGGCTACACCGCCTCGACCTTCCCGCTGACGCTCACCGCTGAGCTGCCGGGCGTGCTGGACACCGAGACCGGCACCGCCGACATCTGGAACAACATCGAGCTGTTCCAGCCCGAGTACCGCCGCGCCATTCTGGTCAGCCTGTGGTCCTCGGCGCCGAACCAGCTTTACACCCGCGACAAAGCCGTGCGCAGCCCGGCCGACATCAAGGGCCTGAAGATCCGTGTGCCCTCGCGCAATACCGGCCTGCTGGTCGAGGCATGGGGCGCGACGCCGGTGTCGATGCCGGTCAGCGAGATCTACAATGCCATGCAGACCGGCGTGATCGACGGCGCGATGATCGACACCACCGCGACCCGCGCGTTCCGTCTGGGCGAAGTGGCGACCTATCTGACCATCGGCATGGACACCACCAACTCGCCGTTCTTCATCCTCGCCAACCGCGACGCCTTCGGCAGCCTCAGCGATGACCAGCAGGCCGCGCTGCTCGAGGCAGGCAAGGAAGCATCGGTGAAGGCCAATGAGGTTCAGCTGGCGGTCGCCGCTGGCGGTGTCGAAGCCTTCGCCGAGATGGACGGTCACGAGGTGATCGAGCTCAGCGCCGAGGAAGCCGCAGCCTTCAACGAGCTGGCCGCCCCCGTGGTGGAAAGCGTCGTCGCCGAGACCGGTGGTGACGCACAGGCCATCGTCGACGCTCTGTCGAAGTAA